One stretch of Pomacea canaliculata isolate SZHN2017 linkage group LG1, ASM307304v1, whole genome shotgun sequence DNA includes these proteins:
- the LOC112561871 gene encoding double-strand break repair protein MRE11-like translates to MAANKDEDSSNTFKILLVTDIHLGFAERDPVRGNDSLVTFEEILEKSQEHNVDLILMGGDLFHENKPSRQIMHGCLTLLRKYCMGDRPIQFEFLSDQSINFEHCKFPMLNYEDLNLNISIPVFSIHGNHDDPTGAGNLCSLDLLHSAGLLNYFGKTTSLERIQLSPILLQKGTTKLALYGLGSARDERLHRLFLNKNVTMLRPRENKDDWFNLMVLHQNRAKHSETNYIPEHFLAEFLDLVFWGHEHECRLTPEWNDQQSFYITQPGSSIATSLSEGETKTKHVGLLQVRGKDFKITPIRLETVRQFYMENIVLSETSLDPEDQNAVRKVEIFCSEKVEQLIEKAAMEHTGNKKQPKEPLIRLRIDYTGFETFSIYRFGRNFMNRVANPDQIIHFTRKKTSGNLNKANIDGNLLLNLKPQSLDAARVEDMVRDYFSKTEASSQLQVLTERGLGEAVKEFVDKEEKAAISELVRYQLEKTQKHLKLRNINQDDIDAEIHLFKQKRKEKTVEDEEVHEAIKRAQDMQTKKGDNAFSDEDDSMDLGFDDEVSNTSRTSRGRGQGRGRGRGSRSKSKSDETNDQSASGRGARGGRRGRGKSLAVVEPPSRSIKEMFSASSRESQSRGPKRDCNVDNEDTSDGEDLFSKIQPVRQNKAHCS, encoded by the exons ATGGCAGCCAACAAGGATGAAGATAGTTCCAACACATTCAAGATTCTGCTTGTCACTGATATCCATCTTGGGTTTGCAGAGCGTGATCCAGTCAGAGGCAATGACTCTCTTGTGACATTTGAAGAGATTCTAGAAAAATCACAAGAGCATAATGTGGACCTCATTCTAATGGGGGGAGACCTATTCCATGAGAATAAACCTTCTCGTCAAATCATGCATGGATGTTTAACACTGTTGCGCAAGTACTGCATGGGAGACAGGCCCATTCAGTTTGAATTTCTCAGTGACCAGTCTATCAACTTTGAGCACTGCAAATTTCCTATGCTGAATTATGAGGATCTAAATCTAAACATTTCGATCCCAGTTTTCTCCATTCATGGTAACCATGATGATCCAACTGGAGCAGGCAATCTTTGTTCACTGGATCTCCTCCATTCTGCAGGCCTTCTTAATTACTTTGGGAAAACTACATCTCTGGAACGAATCCAATTATCACCAATTCTTCTGCAGAAGGGGACCACCAAGCTTGCTTTATATGGGCTTGGATCTGCCCGTGATGAGAGACTTCATCGCTtgttcttaaataaaaatgtgacaatGCTGCGTCCTCGTGAAAACAAAGATGACTGGTTCAACTTGATGGTGTTGCATCAAAACAGAGCAAAGCACAGTGAAACAAACTACATTCCTGAACATTTTCTGGCTGAATTCCTTGACTTGGTATTTTGGGGACATGAGCATGAATGCAGGTTAACACCAGAGTGGAATGATCAACAAAGTTTCTATATCACACAGCCTGGCAGCTCCATTGCAACTTCACTGAGTGAGGGAGAGACAAAAACTAAACATGTTGGGCTACTTCAAGTACGTGGTAAAGATTTCAAAATCACTCCTATCAGACTGGAGACAGTACGACAGTTCTACATGGAAAACATTGTGTTGAGTGAGACTAGTCTTGATCCAGAAGACCAGAATGCTGTTAGAAAAGTAGAAATCTTCTGTAGTGAGAAAGTTGAACAACTCATTGAAAAAGCAG CTATGGAACACACTGGCAACAAAAAGCAGCCCAAAGAACCACTAATTAGGCTGAGGATTGACTACACAGGATTTGAAACTTTCAGCATTTACAG ATTTGGTAGGAACTTCATGAACAGAGTTGCCAATCCAGACCAGATAATACACTTTACTCGAAAGAAGACTAGTGGGAatttaaacaaagcaaacatag ATGGCAATCTCTTGTTGAACTTAAAACCCCAGTCCTTGGATGCAGCACGTGTTGAGGATATGGTGCGAGACTACTTTAGCAAAACAGAAGCT TCAAGTCAGCTGCAGGTTCTTACTGAAAGAGGACTAGGGGAAGCTGTTAAAGAATTTGttgacaaagaagagaaagcagCAATTTCAGAACTTGTCAGATATCAGCTTGAAAAGACCCAG aaacacttAAAACTCCGAAACATAAACCAAGATGACATTGATGCAGAAATCCACCTTTTCAAGCAAAAACGGAAAGAGAAAACAGTAGAGGATGAAGAAGTGCATGAAGCAATCAAAAGAGCTCAAGACATGCAGACTAAAAAAGGAGACAATGCTTTTAGTGATGAGGATGATAGCATGGATTTAGGTTTTGATGACGAAGTATCTAACACTTCTCGCACTTCTCGAGGGCGAGGGCAGGGAAGAGGTCGTGGAAGAGGTAGCAGGTCAAAATCAAAGTCAGATGAAACTAATGATCAATCAGCTTCTGGAAGAGGCGCACGTGGTGGCAGAAGAGGAAGAGGTAAATCTTTGGCTGTGGTAGAACCGCCATCACGCTCAatcaaggaaatgttttctgcaTCTTCTCGTGAATCGCAATCTCGAGG tCCAAAAAGAGATTGCAATGTTGACAATGAAGATACTTCTGATGGAGAAGATTTATTCAGCAAGATCCAACCTGTGCGACAAAATAAAGCCCACTGCAGCTAA
- the LOC112561887 gene encoding UPF0602 protein C4orf47 homolog isoform X1 — protein MGFKEDRMAQGKNDMERIGLFQEMTYITIGDRYRSLGAVTFNDSAGKGKQMLPGGSKERSTGLQAGYFNEKFNRVFEGESYSDPIRLKRIFRMKESKKNLGKPFMPTNAEKTMNGLGTFYGTIGGGVTAFSPLSTRSKQATIPGKNMYTNPGKKGTGYGYIGVTLGKYPNNLSDPFDTDKERARKENQGHKKLLKGGPFQLNMHPQDYFNGNPYILTKPLPPMRKTGTSSGPKNVTPFKPSSPGKKLGGGKHGSFDPYPSHSVDPFGVKIKRPVNVVNNTGKIYVPPTGPKSRPVNSIVDQNITRSINIQNYRAMTVM, from the exons AT GGGATTCAAAGAAGACAGGATGGCGCAAGGGAAAAATGATATGGAACGTATTGGTCTCTTCCAAGAGATGACTTATATTACCATCGGAGACCGATACAGAAGCCTTGGTGCAG TGACGTTTAATGATAGTGCTGGGAAAGGCAAACAGATGTTGCCAGGTGGAAGCAAAGAACGATCAACAGGATTACAGGCAGGCTATTTCAATGAAAAGTTTAACAGAGTGTTTGAAGGAGAAAGCTATTCAGATCCAATCAGACTTAAACGCATCTTTCGAATGAAAGAGTCAAAGAAGAACCTTGGCAAACCTTTTATGCCTACCAATGCAGAAAAGACAAT GAATGGGCTAGGTACATTTTATGGGACAATAGGTGGAGGAGTGACAGCATTTAGTCCTCTCTCAACAAGATCAAAACAAGCTACAATACCAGgcaaaaatatgtatacaaacCCAGGCAAGAAAGGAACTGGATATGG GTATATTGGTGTCACACTTGGAAAGTATCCCAACAATTTGTCAGACCCATTTGACACTGACAAAGAACGGGCAAGG AAGGAAAACCAAGGCCataaaaaattactgaaagGTGGACCATTTCAACTGAATATGCATCCACAAGACTACTTTAATGGAAATCCTTACATTCTCACCAAGCCTTTGCCACCAATGAGGAAGACTGGTACTTCATCAGGTCCTAAAAATGTAACTCCATTTAAACCCAGCTCTCCTGGCAAAAAG CTTGGAGGTGGAAAACACGGTTCTTTTGACCCATATCCCTCACATTCAGTTGACCCATTTGGAGTGAAAATAAAACGACCCGTCAATGTGGTTAACAATACTGGCAAGATCTATGTGCCACCAACAGGACCCAAGTCTAGACCAGTCAACTCTATTGTGGATCAGAATATCACAAG GTCAATCAACATCCAGAATTATCGTGCCATGACAGTTATGTGA
- the LOC112561887 gene encoding UPF0602 protein C4orf47 homolog isoform X2, whose amino-acid sequence MGFKEDRMAQGKNDMERIGLFQEMTYITIGDRYRSLGAVTFNDSAGKGKQMLPGGSKERSTGLQAGYFNEKFNRVFEGESYSDPIRLKRIFRMKESKKNLGKPFMPTNAEKTMNGLGTFYGTIGGGVTAFSPLSTRSKQATIPGKNMYTNPGKKGTGYGYINVTIGPYPPNVTDPYDRSRMMAQKENQGHKKLLKGGPFQLNMHPQDYFNGNPYILTKPLPPMRKTGTSSGPKNVTPFKPSSPGKKLGGGKHGSFDPYPSHSVDPFGVKIKRPVNVVNNTGKIYVPPTGPKSRPVNSIVDQNITRSINIQNYRAMTVM is encoded by the exons AT GGGATTCAAAGAAGACAGGATGGCGCAAGGGAAAAATGATATGGAACGTATTGGTCTCTTCCAAGAGATGACTTATATTACCATCGGAGACCGATACAGAAGCCTTGGTGCAG TGACGTTTAATGATAGTGCTGGGAAAGGCAAACAGATGTTGCCAGGTGGAAGCAAAGAACGATCAACAGGATTACAGGCAGGCTATTTCAATGAAAAGTTTAACAGAGTGTTTGAAGGAGAAAGCTATTCAGATCCAATCAGACTTAAACGCATCTTTCGAATGAAAGAGTCAAAGAAGAACCTTGGCAAACCTTTTATGCCTACCAATGCAGAAAAGACAAT GAATGGGCTAGGTACATTTTATGGGACAATAGGTGGAGGAGTGACAGCATTTAGTCCTCTCTCAACAAGATCAAAACAAGCTACAATACCAGgcaaaaatatgtatacaaacCCAGGCAAGAAAGGAACTGGATATGG CTATATCAATGTCACAATTGGTCCTTACCCACCAAATGTGACTGATCCTTATGACCGCTCTCGGATGATGGCTCAG AAGGAAAACCAAGGCCataaaaaattactgaaagGTGGACCATTTCAACTGAATATGCATCCACAAGACTACTTTAATGGAAATCCTTACATTCTCACCAAGCCTTTGCCACCAATGAGGAAGACTGGTACTTCATCAGGTCCTAAAAATGTAACTCCATTTAAACCCAGCTCTCCTGGCAAAAAG CTTGGAGGTGGAAAACACGGTTCTTTTGACCCATATCCCTCACATTCAGTTGACCCATTTGGAGTGAAAATAAAACGACCCGTCAATGTGGTTAACAATACTGGCAAGATCTATGTGCCACCAACAGGACCCAAGTCTAGACCAGTCAACTCTATTGTGGATCAGAATATCACAAG GTCAATCAACATCCAGAATTATCGTGCCATGACAGTTATGTGA
- the LOC112561887 gene encoding UPF0602 protein C4orf47 homolog isoform X3 — translation MAQGKNDMERIGLFQEMTYITIGDRYRSLGAVTFNDSAGKGKQMLPGGSKERSTGLQAGYFNEKFNRVFEGESYSDPIRLKRIFRMKESKKNLGKPFMPTNAEKTMNGLGTFYGTIGGGVTAFSPLSTRSKQATIPGKNMYTNPGKKGTGYGYIGVTLGKYPNNLSDPFDTDKERARKENQGHKKLLKGGPFQLNMHPQDYFNGNPYILTKPLPPMRKTGTSSGPKNVTPFKPSSPGKKLGGGKHGSFDPYPSHSVDPFGVKIKRPVNVVNNTGKIYVPPTGPKSRPVNSIVDQNITRSINIQNYRAMTVM, via the exons ATGGCGCAAGGGAAAAATGATATGGAACGTATTGGTCTCTTCCAAGAGATGACTTATATTACCATCGGAGACCGATACAGAAGCCTTGGTGCAG TGACGTTTAATGATAGTGCTGGGAAAGGCAAACAGATGTTGCCAGGTGGAAGCAAAGAACGATCAACAGGATTACAGGCAGGCTATTTCAATGAAAAGTTTAACAGAGTGTTTGAAGGAGAAAGCTATTCAGATCCAATCAGACTTAAACGCATCTTTCGAATGAAAGAGTCAAAGAAGAACCTTGGCAAACCTTTTATGCCTACCAATGCAGAAAAGACAAT GAATGGGCTAGGTACATTTTATGGGACAATAGGTGGAGGAGTGACAGCATTTAGTCCTCTCTCAACAAGATCAAAACAAGCTACAATACCAGgcaaaaatatgtatacaaacCCAGGCAAGAAAGGAACTGGATATGG GTATATTGGTGTCACACTTGGAAAGTATCCCAACAATTTGTCAGACCCATTTGACACTGACAAAGAACGGGCAAGG AAGGAAAACCAAGGCCataaaaaattactgaaagGTGGACCATTTCAACTGAATATGCATCCACAAGACTACTTTAATGGAAATCCTTACATTCTCACCAAGCCTTTGCCACCAATGAGGAAGACTGGTACTTCATCAGGTCCTAAAAATGTAACTCCATTTAAACCCAGCTCTCCTGGCAAAAAG CTTGGAGGTGGAAAACACGGTTCTTTTGACCCATATCCCTCACATTCAGTTGACCCATTTGGAGTGAAAATAAAACGACCCGTCAATGTGGTTAACAATACTGGCAAGATCTATGTGCCACCAACAGGACCCAAGTCTAGACCAGTCAACTCTATTGTGGATCAGAATATCACAAG GTCAATCAACATCCAGAATTATCGTGCCATGACAGTTATGTGA